In Neisseria brasiliensis, the following proteins share a genomic window:
- a CDS encoding FtsK/SpoIIIE domain-containing protein, with protein MYRLEHTDKKWDTDFFHTLMSEKRIISSEEAKKIRVKLNEAGALPAFDGHYDWAMLCIGYCFVKGFTDTPNKLIPAPNAKGTEIASFQTCFQDYSRLWLVMLSEALFRLNPDKDLSKEDLYIFIHSLWHTGAVELEHFWEGCKRFKPDDELAARQIFLNELADLAVKNAGLGKQKIVSDYQEGEKIPFENQEQRLRSAFIRQNISIADLKFHHAGARYDIYRLRLSKYADLDRYHQGLCSELGVKESALHIVPCYNNESHAYDVKLLRDENTWHKLGAEKFAEALQSYNKDYILPVCVGIDEYGKAHFKDLASAPHLLIGGTTGSGKSVFVRTLLRSLFDLCKGQDKMEVAILDPKKVDYRIFENEEDLYEERILDNYDEMYQFLLESVEESEKRYLLMSQHRVEKIAQLPEHIRPRYRVIVVDELANLLKYHNGIEKQLMMLAEKARASGIHLILSTQRPDAKILDGTLRSNLPARIALSVQKSTESKIILDETGAELLLGKGDHLVKWDNGTPFFLHGFDV; from the coding sequence ATGTACCGATTAGAACATACTGATAAAAAGTGGGATACCGACTTTTTTCATACTTTGATGAGTGAAAAGCGAATTATTTCCAGCGAAGAAGCAAAAAAAATTCGTGTTAAGCTCAATGAGGCAGGTGCACTTCCAGCCTTTGATGGCCATTACGATTGGGCAATGTTGTGTATAGGTTATTGTTTTGTTAAGGGCTTCACTGATACTCCAAATAAACTTATTCCAGCACCAAATGCTAAGGGTACGGAGATTGCTTCTTTTCAAACCTGTTTTCAGGATTATTCAAGGCTATGGTTGGTTATGCTAAGTGAGGCATTATTTAGATTGAATCCTGATAAAGATTTAAGTAAAGAAGATTTGTATATATTTATCCATTCGTTATGGCATACAGGAGCAGTGGAGCTGGAACATTTTTGGGAGGGATGTAAGCGCTTTAAGCCTGATGATGAATTAGCAGCTAGACAAATCTTCTTAAATGAGTTAGCTGATTTAGCTGTGAAAAATGCAGGTTTAGGAAAACAAAAAATAGTTTCAGATTACCAAGAAGGAGAGAAAATACCATTCGAGAACCAAGAACAACGCCTGCGTAGTGCATTCATACGCCAAAATATTAGTATCGCAGATTTGAAATTCCATCACGCAGGGGCACGTTATGATATTTATCGTTTGCGTTTGAGCAAATATGCTGATTTAGATAGATATCACCAAGGCTTGTGCTCAGAATTAGGTGTGAAAGAGAGCGCTTTACATATTGTGCCATGTTACAACAATGAAAGTCATGCTTATGATGTGAAGCTGCTACGTGACGAGAATACATGGCATAAATTAGGCGCAGAAAAATTTGCAGAGGCCCTACAAAGTTATAATAAAGATTATATATTGCCTGTGTGTGTAGGAATAGATGAATACGGCAAAGCTCATTTTAAAGATTTGGCTTCTGCACCGCATCTGCTTATTGGTGGTACTACTGGCTCGGGCAAATCTGTATTTGTGCGTACACTATTACGCAGCTTATTTGATTTATGTAAAGGTCAGGACAAGATGGAAGTGGCGATCCTTGATCCAAAAAAAGTTGATTATCGGATATTTGAAAATGAAGAAGATCTTTATGAGGAGCGGATTCTAGATAACTATGATGAAATGTACCAATTTCTTCTTGAAAGTGTAGAAGAATCTGAAAAGCGCTATTTACTTATGAGCCAACATCGAGTTGAAAAAATTGCCCAACTTCCTGAACATATCCGTCCACGTTATCGTGTGATTGTAGTGGATGAGCTAGCTAATTTACTCAAATATCATAATGGAATTGAAAAGCAACTAATGATGTTGGCTGAAAAAGCAAGGGCTTCTGGAATACATTTAATTTTGAGTACCCAGCGTCCTGATGCAAAAATATTAGATGGTACACTGCGTAGTAATTTACCGGCAAGGATTGCACTAAGTGTGCAAAAGTCTACTGAATCTAAGATTATCTTAGATGAAACGGGTGCTGAACTTTTACTTGGTAAAGGTGATCATTTAGTTAAATGGGATAATGGTACTCCGTTTTTTCTGCATGGATTTGATGTGTAG